Proteins co-encoded in one Marinobacter gudaonensis genomic window:
- a CDS encoding pentapeptide repeat-containing protein: MDDKSEHDVQQISHPLYDLLRSEDIKAFNSQKAKLSELPSFAHGDFRGLDLRGMDAQGLDFRHAYFRGADLRGVDFSKSRMEGSSIASAKISGCYFPHRLHADEIVMSLNHGTRMRYAILPK, from the coding sequence ATGGACGACAAAAGCGAGCACGACGTACAACAGATCAGTCATCCGCTCTACGATCTGCTTAGGAGCGAGGACATCAAGGCGTTCAACAGCCAGAAAGCCAAGCTCTCGGAGTTGCCGAGCTTTGCTCATGGCGACTTCCGTGGCCTGGACCTGCGAGGTATGGATGCCCAGGGGCTGGACTTCCGTCATGCCTACTTCCGCGGCGCGGATCTGCGCGGCGTGGATTTCTCCAAATCGCGAATGGAAGGCTCCAGCATCGCCAGTGCCAAGATTTCCGGCTGCTACTTTCCGCACCGGCTGCACGCGGATGAAATTGTCATGTCCCTGAACCATGGCACCCGGATGCGCTACGCCATACTGCCCAAATGA
- the sfsA gene encoding DNA/RNA nuclease SfsA — protein sequence MKFPEPLVEGRLIRRYKRFLADVRLPDGSEVTAHCPNTGSMLGCQPENARVWLSRSDNPKRKLQYTWELVEAVPGQLACINTARPNGQAREAVEAGRVAELAGYSQCRAEVQYGAEKSRIDLLLSGHLSEPDAWVEVKNVTLADDGQGFFPDAVTERGQKHLRELMAQVEQGERGVLFFVVNHTGIETVRPADHIDARYGQLLREACDAGVEVLAYRANLACTDGDPTGLLSLTESVPVILEV from the coding sequence ATGAAGTTTCCTGAACCGTTGGTTGAAGGCCGTCTTATTCGTCGCTACAAGCGCTTTCTGGCGGATGTGCGACTGCCGGATGGCTCGGAAGTGACCGCCCATTGCCCCAACACCGGCTCCATGCTGGGCTGCCAGCCTGAGAATGCCCGGGTGTGGCTGAGCCGCAGCGACAATCCCAAACGCAAGCTGCAATACACCTGGGAGCTGGTAGAGGCCGTGCCCGGGCAACTGGCCTGCATCAATACCGCCAGGCCCAACGGCCAGGCCAGGGAAGCAGTCGAGGCCGGGCGGGTTGCCGAGCTGGCCGGTTACAGCCAGTGCCGGGCCGAAGTGCAATACGGCGCGGAAAAAAGCCGGATTGACCTGTTGTTGTCAGGGCATCTGTCAGAGCCAGACGCCTGGGTGGAAGTCAAGAACGTGACCCTGGCGGACGACGGCCAGGGGTTCTTCCCCGATGCGGTCACCGAACGGGGCCAGAAGCACCTGCGCGAACTGATGGCTCAGGTAGAGCAGGGCGAGCGGGGGGTGTTGTTCTTCGTGGTCAATCACACCGGGATAGAAACCGTTCGGCCCGCGGATCATATTGATGCCCGCTATGGTCAGTTACTCAGGGAAGCCTGCGATGCCGGGGTGGAGGTGCTGGCTTACCGGGCCAATCTGGCCTGCACAGATGGCGATCCTACCGGTCTTCTGTCTTTGACTGAGTCGGTGCCGGTCATTCTGGAAGTCTGA
- a CDS encoding bifunctional aminoglycoside phosphotransferase/ATP-binding protein: MSETSPGNLVRALQNPDLYDHPVSGFRVIETHISQVILTGDYAYKIKKPMNFGFLNFSTLERRKHFCEEELRLNRRLAEKLYLEVLPITGTPESPVLGGNGEAFEYAIRMRQFDQNQLFDRLQENGDLAPELLTSLARQVAAFHQQLPPVAEDKPLGTPEAVFAAMQENFDQIRPLISDTDLLAQLDNLQAWTESTFERHRDLIAKRRANGLVRECHGDLHLANITRFEGQVTVFDCIEFNEPFRWIDVINDLAFLLMDLEFRGENALANLVLNTYLEYRDDFEALPLLPLYKAYRAMVRAKIALFTMGNPELSDSEKEALMQRYRAYAQLAEDYGSIPNHYLLATTGLSASGKTCVSAAMAGELGLIRLRSDVERKRLHGLAPLDSSRSPTGGNLYTEEANEKTYQRLADLAGQVLAAGFPVIVDAASLKQKERALLASVAEAQGLPFTLIHCEAPEALRREWIRKRQDDASEATEELLDAQQSWFEPLTAEEKTHTVHLHTDQEHVAEAVADRIRQHLGINPG; this comes from the coding sequence GTGAGTGAGACATCCCCAGGCAATCTGGTTCGGGCACTGCAGAATCCGGATCTGTACGACCACCCGGTGTCCGGATTCCGGGTCATCGAAACTCACATCTCCCAGGTGATCCTCACCGGCGACTACGCCTACAAGATCAAGAAGCCCATGAATTTCGGCTTTCTGAATTTTTCCACGCTCGAGCGCCGCAAACATTTTTGTGAGGAAGAGCTGCGATTGAATCGCAGGCTCGCCGAGAAACTCTATCTGGAAGTTCTGCCCATTACCGGCACCCCGGAAAGCCCGGTGCTCGGCGGCAACGGCGAGGCGTTCGAGTACGCCATCCGGATGCGCCAGTTTGACCAGAACCAGCTGTTCGACCGGCTGCAGGAAAACGGCGATCTCGCTCCCGAGCTGCTCACCAGTCTGGCGCGCCAGGTAGCGGCCTTCCACCAGCAGTTGCCGCCGGTTGCCGAAGACAAGCCGCTGGGCACACCGGAAGCGGTGTTTGCGGCCATGCAGGAGAACTTCGACCAGATCCGGCCGCTAATCAGCGACACCGATCTGCTTGCGCAGCTCGACAACCTGCAGGCCTGGACCGAATCCACCTTCGAGCGCCACCGGGATCTGATTGCCAAGCGCCGGGCCAATGGCCTGGTGCGGGAATGCCACGGCGACCTGCACCTGGCGAACATTACCCGCTTTGAAGGCCAGGTAACCGTCTTCGACTGCATCGAGTTCAACGAACCGTTCCGGTGGATTGATGTGATCAACGACCTGGCGTTCCTGCTCATGGATCTGGAATTCCGGGGTGAGAACGCGCTGGCCAATCTGGTTCTGAATACTTACCTCGAGTACCGGGACGACTTCGAGGCGCTGCCGTTGCTACCCCTGTACAAGGCCTATCGGGCCATGGTTCGAGCCAAGATCGCGCTGTTCACCATGGGCAACCCGGAACTGAGCGATTCCGAGAAAGAAGCGCTGATGCAGCGCTACCGCGCCTACGCCCAGCTGGCAGAAGACTACGGCAGCATTCCCAATCACTATCTGTTGGCAACCACCGGCCTCTCTGCCAGTGGCAAGACCTGCGTCAGCGCGGCCATGGCCGGCGAGCTGGGTCTGATTCGCCTGCGTTCCGATGTCGAACGCAAGCGCCTGCACGGGCTTGCCCCGCTGGATAGCTCCCGGTCGCCAACCGGCGGCAACCTCTACACCGAGGAAGCCAACGAAAAAACCTATCAGCGCCTGGCCGATCTGGCCGGACAGGTTCTGGCGGCCGGCTTTCCGGTGATTGTCGACGCCGCCAGTCTGAAGCAGAAGGAGCGGGCCCTGCTGGCCAGCGTGGCGGAGGCCCAGGGCCTGCCGTTTACCCTGATCCACTGCGAGGCGCCGGAGGCCCTGCGCCGGGAGTGGATCCGCAAGCGCCAGGACGATGCCTCGGAAGCCACCGAGGAGTTGCTGGACGCCCAGCAAAGCTGGTTCGAGCCACTGACCGCCGAAGAAAAGACCCACACCGTCCACCTGCATACGGATCAGGAACATGTGGCTGAAGCCGTGGCAGACCGGATCCGGCAGCACCTGGGCATCAATCCCGGCTAG
- the gluQRS gene encoding tRNA glutamyl-Q(34) synthetase GluQRS, with protein MNTPQYRGRFAPSPTGPLHFGSLVTALASYLEARSHNGQWLIRIEDLDPLREPPEATGQILASLEAHGLFPDQPVRFQSKQHHAYQAAIAQLLESQRAYRCPCSRKELQASNGRHPHGCRRGGVAVGDRPYAVRFALEDEECLWQDLLLGPQRQTVQAELDDPVILRKEGFFAYQLAVVVDDIDQGITDVVRGSDLLDMTAQQQQIYRAMGRTPPRWLHIPVILNEQGQKLSKQTHAPALDDSSAARNLIKALEALGQQPPSTLADASVDSVLEWGCAYWRRSAIHLTSR; from the coding sequence ATGAACACTCCTCAGTATCGGGGGCGCTTCGCTCCATCGCCAACCGGCCCCCTACACTTCGGCTCCCTGGTAACCGCCCTTGCCAGCTATCTGGAAGCCCGCAGCCACAACGGCCAGTGGCTGATCCGTATTGAAGACCTGGATCCTCTGCGTGAGCCCCCAGAGGCAACCGGCCAGATCCTGGCGAGCCTGGAGGCCCACGGCCTCTTTCCCGACCAGCCCGTGCGTTTCCAGTCTAAACAGCACCACGCCTATCAGGCCGCCATTGCGCAGTTGCTGGAATCGCAGCGCGCCTACCGCTGCCCCTGTTCCCGCAAGGAGCTGCAAGCCAGCAACGGACGCCATCCCCACGGTTGCCGACGCGGTGGCGTTGCCGTCGGTGATCGCCCATACGCGGTACGCTTTGCCCTGGAAGACGAAGAGTGTCTCTGGCAGGACCTTTTGCTGGGGCCGCAACGCCAGACGGTGCAGGCAGAGCTCGACGATCCAGTGATCCTGCGCAAGGAAGGGTTCTTTGCCTATCAGCTGGCGGTGGTGGTGGACGACATCGATCAGGGCATAACCGATGTGGTTCGCGGCTCCGACCTGCTCGACATGACGGCACAACAGCAGCAGATCTACCGTGCCATGGGCCGGACGCCACCACGCTGGCTGCACATTCCGGTCATCCTCAACGAGCAGGGTCAGAAGCTCAGCAAACAGACCCACGCCCCTGCCCTGGATGACTCGAGTGCCGCCCGCAACCTGATTAAGGCCCTGGAGGCGCTGGGGCAGCAGCCACCGTCCACCCTGGCCGATGCATCCGTGGACTCCGTACTGGAGTGGGGTTGCGCCTACTGGCGGCGCAGCGCCATTCACCTGACATCCCGCTGA
- the dksA gene encoding RNA polymerase-binding protein DksA has product MANTAEQPRERFTNFTPYEMKKGEEYMSAEMLQHFKDLLLQWKQELMEEVDRTMHHMQEDAANYADPSDRATQEEEFSLELRTRDRERKLIKKIDQTIDRIDKDDYGFCDQCGVEIGIRRLEARPTATLCIDCKTLAEIRERQTGI; this is encoded by the coding sequence ATGGCAAACACTGCAGAACAACCACGCGAACGTTTTACCAACTTCACCCCCTATGAAATGAAGAAGGGTGAAGAATACATGAGTGCGGAGATGCTCCAGCACTTCAAAGACCTTCTCCTCCAGTGGAAGCAGGAGCTGATGGAAGAGGTCGACCGTACCATGCACCACATGCAGGAAGACGCCGCAAACTACGCCGATCCGAGCGATCGCGCAACCCAGGAGGAAGAGTTCAGCCTGGAACTGCGCACCCGTGATCGCGAGCGCAAGCTGATCAAGAAGATCGATCAGACCATCGATCGCATCGACAAGGACGACTACGGCTTCTGCGACCAGTGCGGTGTGGAAATCGGTATTCGGCGCCTGGAAGCGCGCCCGACGGCGACCCTTTGCATCGACTGCAAGACCCTGGCCGAGATCCGCGAACGCCAGACCGGTATCTGA
- a CDS encoding Rieske (2Fe-2S) protein: MTANISQWQPVCRAPELVPGRFVEFRLREKARQPEGMPLTGFLFLDGGEPRAYLNVCPHLGIELNWMPGRFMDSDNLFIQCSTHGALFKPGDGECIAGPCQGDALTQLEVREHEGQLEVRLPE; the protein is encoded by the coding sequence ATGACGGCAAACATCAGCCAATGGCAACCCGTTTGCCGCGCCCCGGAGCTGGTACCAGGGCGCTTTGTGGAATTCCGGCTCCGGGAAAAGGCACGACAACCGGAAGGTATGCCGCTCACCGGTTTTCTATTCCTCGACGGGGGCGAGCCCCGGGCCTACCTCAACGTCTGTCCCCACCTGGGCATTGAACTGAACTGGATGCCGGGCCGATTCATGGACAGTGACAACCTTTTCATCCAATGCTCCACCCACGGCGCACTGTTCAAGCCCGGAGATGGCGAATGCATTGCCGGCCCCTGTCAGGGCGACGCCCTCACCCAGCTGGAGGTGCGCGAACACGAGGGGCAGCTGGAGGTCAGACTTCCAGAATGA